A stretch of Sphingobium yanoikuyae DNA encodes these proteins:
- a CDS encoding Tn3 family transposase, whose amino-acid sequence MTQRQRAALLALPDSEAAVVRHHGLDAEDLAAIGFARTPATRLSYALQLCCLRYPGRHLRTGELLPAIMLDHIAEQVGVDAGVVADFARRAPTRYDQLAAIKARFGFTDLSRPARGIMMTWLETEAMAIVDGRILLDRLLDELRTRRIVIPGISVVERMAAEAMLRTETDLVAAVDAKLDADMRQRLDMLIDEKVHDRQSRLSWLREPEPRVASASLAEILEKVAIIHRTGISSIPVDPLHEPRLTQFAREGVRYTAQAFQQMRVSRRRVILLATLREMEATLTDAAIAMFSALMGRAHLRARKRLEQRVAISGREGRDRLMRIATVLETVSQAARAGGDIGAALRDIVPLDMLDADAAIIRRTAAPHRDDVLSEIAAEYRTFKRTGPLFLQALDFHGRAGTAALRDAMAILSNLDGDWRKPLPADVPLGHVERRWHRHVVVAGKIDRTHWEMATYGALTNALASGDIWVPRSRLHRSLDVLLAPLSGAALQPPFSLGNPHAWLDQRAAQLDSALRDVAHNLAGRDAALFAGERLRFPKELKDDDARHDEGRRLTLACYDMLPATRITDVLSQVERWTGFTRHFGHVSTGLPPGDEQAFLATLIAEATNLGLSRMAEVCGAGSRRALLRMQTWHMREETFRAALACLTDAIHAEPIAAWFGQGHRASADGQAFYLGGPGEAGGAVNAHYGRDPVVKIYTTITDRYAPLHQTVIAGTAGEAIHALDGLLGHDSNADLTALHVDGGGVSDIVFATMHLLGLDFEPRIPRLSDRRLYAFEPSKRYGRLAPLFGHRLNRDLIVSHWPDIERVIGAIRHRTVTPSLILKKLSAYRQQNSLAAALREIGRIERTLFTLRWFEDPALRRTVTAELNKGEARNSLARAVAFHRLGRFRDRGLENQQTRAAALNLVTAAIILFNCRYLGRAVDEMRRRGSPIDPAMLSRLSPLGWDRINLTGDYVWSDHLDLDANGLMPLLIKPLP is encoded by the coding sequence ATGACCCAGCGGCAGCGCGCCGCGTTGCTTGCTTTGCCCGACAGCGAGGCGGCGGTGGTGCGACATCATGGCCTCGATGCCGAGGACCTTGCTGCGATCGGCTTCGCACGCACTCCGGCGACCCGCTTGAGCTATGCCCTGCAACTCTGCTGCCTGCGCTATCCGGGGCGACATCTGCGCACAGGCGAGCTGTTGCCTGCAATCATGCTCGACCACATCGCCGAACAGGTCGGAGTGGATGCAGGCGTCGTCGCCGACTTCGCGCGGCGAGCGCCGACCCGCTACGATCAGCTTGCCGCCATCAAGGCGCGCTTCGGATTCACCGATCTGAGCCGGCCAGCGCGCGGCATCATGATGACTTGGCTGGAAACCGAAGCCATGGCTATCGTGGACGGGCGCATTTTGCTTGATCGATTGCTGGACGAGCTGCGCACGCGACGCATCGTCATCCCTGGCATCAGCGTCGTTGAGCGGATGGCGGCCGAGGCGATGCTTCGGACGGAAACCGATCTGGTCGCCGCGGTCGATGCTAAACTCGATGCGGATATGCGTCAGCGTCTCGATATGCTGATCGATGAGAAGGTACATGACCGGCAGAGCCGCTTGTCCTGGCTGCGCGAACCAGAGCCCCGCGTCGCGTCAGCCTCGCTTGCCGAAATCCTCGAGAAGGTCGCGATAATCCATAGGACCGGTATTTCCAGCATTCCGGTCGATCCCCTGCACGAGCCCCGCCTGACGCAGTTCGCCCGCGAAGGCGTGCGATATACAGCCCAGGCTTTCCAACAGATGCGCGTCTCCCGCAGGCGGGTCATCCTGCTTGCAACGCTGCGCGAGATGGAGGCCACGCTTACCGACGCGGCGATCGCCATGTTCAGCGCCTTGATGGGACGCGCTCACCTTCGTGCTCGCAAACGCCTGGAGCAGAGGGTCGCGATTTCGGGACGCGAAGGCCGCGATCGGCTGATGCGGATCGCCACTGTGCTGGAAACAGTTAGCCAGGCAGCACGCGCCGGCGGAGATATCGGTGCGGCCCTCAGGGATATCGTGCCTCTCGACATGCTCGATGCTGATGCCGCAATCATCCGTCGTACCGCGGCACCTCACAGGGACGATGTGCTGAGCGAGATCGCAGCCGAATACCGGACCTTCAAGCGAACAGGGCCTCTATTCCTGCAAGCGCTCGATTTCCACGGTCGGGCCGGCACCGCGGCATTGCGCGACGCGATGGCGATCCTGTCGAATCTTGATGGCGACTGGCGCAAGCCCCTCCCTGCCGACGTTCCGCTCGGTCATGTCGAGCGGCGCTGGCACCGCCATGTCGTGGTCGCCGGCAAGATCGACCGGACGCACTGGGAGATGGCGACTTACGGCGCGCTCACCAATGCACTGGCCTCGGGTGATATCTGGGTGCCGAGGTCAAGGCTGCACAGGTCGCTGGACGTGCTGCTCGCGCCGTTATCCGGCGCAGCGCTGCAACCGCCGTTCTCGCTCGGTAATCCACACGCATGGCTCGATCAGCGCGCCGCGCAGCTCGACAGCGCCTTGCGCGACGTCGCCCACAATCTGGCCGGACGCGATGCTGCCCTGTTCGCTGGCGAGCGATTGCGATTTCCCAAGGAACTGAAGGACGATGATGCCAGGCACGACGAAGGACGGCGCCTGACGCTTGCCTGCTACGACATGCTGCCTGCCACGCGTATCACCGACGTGTTGTCGCAAGTCGAACGCTGGACCGGCTTCACCCGGCACTTCGGGCACGTCTCGACCGGGTTGCCGCCTGGCGATGAGCAGGCCTTCCTCGCCACTCTGATTGCCGAAGCGACCAATCTTGGGCTGTCGCGCATGGCCGAGGTATGCGGCGCAGGGTCACGCCGCGCGCTGCTGCGCATGCAGACATGGCACATGCGCGAGGAAACCTTTCGGGCGGCGCTCGCCTGTCTGACCGACGCCATCCACGCCGAGCCGATCGCCGCCTGGTTTGGGCAAGGACACCGGGCTTCCGCGGATGGCCAGGCCTTCTACCTGGGCGGGCCGGGCGAAGCCGGCGGAGCGGTCAACGCCCATTATGGTCGCGACCCAGTGGTCAAGATCTACACCACCATCACCGACCGCTACGCGCCGCTGCACCAGACGGTGATCGCCGGCACGGCAGGAGAAGCCATCCATGCGCTCGATGGGCTCCTCGGCCATGACAGCAACGCCGATCTGACCGCGCTGCACGTCGATGGAGGCGGCGTTTCCGACATCGTATTCGCGACGATGCATCTCCTCGGGCTCGATTTCGAGCCGCGCATTCCTCGCCTGTCCGACCGGCGCCTCTACGCTTTCGAACCCTCGAAGCGCTATGGCAGGCTTGCGCCACTGTTCGGTCACAGGCTCAACCGGGACCTGATCGTCAGCCACTGGCCCGATATTGAACGTGTCATTGGCGCGATCCGTCACCGCACCGTCACGCCATCGTTGATCCTGAAGAAGCTGTCCGCCTACCGCCAGCAGAACAGCCTCGCTGCGGCGCTGCGGGAGATCGGGCGGATCGAGCGCACGCTGTTCACGCTCCGCTGGTTCGAGGATCCGGCTCTGCGCCGTACCGTCACTGCCGAGTTGAACAAGGGCGAGGCCCGCAACAGCCTTGCCCGGGCGGTCGCCTTCCATCGGCTCGGCCGTTTTCGCGACCGTGGCCTGGAGAACCAGCAGACCCGAGCGGCCGCGCTCAACCTCGTCACCGCAGCGATTATCCTGTTCAACTGTCGCTATCTGGGGCGCGCCGTCGACGAAATGCGTCGTCGAGGAAGCCCCATCGATCCAGCTATGCTGTCCCGGCTCTCGCCGTTGGGTTGGGATCGCATCAATCTCACCGGCGATTATGTCTGGTCCGATCACCTCGATCTCGACGCCAACGGCCTCATGCCGCTGCTCATCAAACCGCTACCGTGA
- a CDS encoding MerR family transcriptional regulator, translating into MNIGGASGASGVSQRMIRHYEKIGLVPSAVRRDSGYRDYSDADVHRLRFIANAHDLGFPIEEIQKLLDLWSDRARASSEVKALAEARAADLGRKADALNAMREALMGLAKSCDGNNRPECPILTHLAS; encoded by the coding sequence ATGAACATAGGCGGTGCGTCGGGCGCGAGCGGGGTCTCACAGCGGATGATCCGCCACTACGAAAAGATCGGCCTGGTCCCATCGGCTGTGCGGCGGGATAGTGGCTATCGCGATTACAGCGACGCCGACGTCCATCGCCTGCGCTTCATAGCCAATGCCCACGATCTCGGCTTTCCGATCGAAGAAATCCAAAAGCTGCTTGATCTATGGTCCGATCGTGCACGCGCCAGTTCAGAGGTCAAGGCGCTGGCAGAGGCCCGAGCGGCCGACCTTGGCCGCAAGGCGGATGCGCTAAATGCGATGCGAGAAGCGCTGATGGGGTTGGCGAAGAGCTGTGACGGCAACAACCGACCGGAATGTCCGATCCTGACGCACCTGGCATCTTGA
- a CDS encoding heavy metal translocating P-type ATPase yields MTDPVPASNSGAHSCCAAKHGGGTDAKTAKDPVCGMMVDPAATPHHASHHGEQYHFCSAGCRTKFVAEPVRYLSAGDKEAMVAQPGAIWTCPMHPEVRQDHPGPCPICGMALEPELVTADTGPSGELLDMSRRFWIAVLLTIPVFVLEMGSHLFPALHNLVPARMSGWLQLALATPVVLWAGWPFFERGWVSIRTRNLNMFTLIAMGTGVAWAYSVVATIAPRVFPAAFRMMDGTVAIYFEAAAVITVLVLLGQVLELRARERTSGAIKALLNLAPKTARRIGADGNDEEVSLDQVAVGDLLRVRPGEKVPVDGKVEDGRSSLDESMVTGESMPVTKALGDTVIGGTINQSGALVMRAEKVGRDTMLARIVQMVADAQRSRAPIQRLADQVAGWFVPAVLLIALIAFGVWGIWGPEPRLAHGLIAAVAVLIIACPCALGLATPMSIMVGIGRGAGLGVLIKNAEALERMEKIDTLVVDKTGTLTEGRPSVTRIIPATGYEETELLRLAAGVERASEHPLALAVIAAAKDRGIVLPEVADFDSPTGKGAIGTVDGKRITLGNARFLSENGIDVSALEPQADELRQDGATAIFIGIDKQAAGILAIADAIKATTAEAIAALRKEGIRVVMLTGDNRTTAEAVGRKLGIDDVEAEVLPDRKSAVVARLKSEGRIVAMAGDGVNDAPALAAADVGIAMGSGTDVAIESAGVTLLKGDLNGIVRARRLSEATMSNIRQNLFFAFIYNAAGIPIAAGLLYPIFGILLSPIIAAAAMALSSVSVVTNALRLNRAAL; encoded by the coding sequence GTGACTGACCCTGTTCCTGCAAGCAATTCGGGTGCGCACAGCTGCTGCGCGGCCAAGCACGGCGGCGGCACGGACGCGAAGACGGCCAAGGATCCGGTTTGCGGGATGATGGTCGATCCGGCCGCAACGCCTCATCATGCCTCGCATCATGGCGAGCAATATCATTTCTGCAGCGCCGGATGCCGCACGAAGTTTGTCGCCGAGCCGGTGCGCTACTTGTCCGCGGGTGACAAAGAGGCGATGGTCGCTCAACCAGGCGCGATCTGGACCTGCCCCATGCACCCGGAGGTCCGTCAAGACCATCCCGGGCCATGCCCGATCTGTGGCATGGCGCTCGAGCCGGAACTTGTGACGGCAGACACCGGACCAAGCGGCGAACTCCTGGATATGTCGCGGCGTTTCTGGATCGCGGTGCTGCTCACCATCCCGGTCTTTGTCCTGGAAATGGGCAGCCACCTGTTCCCAGCACTGCACAATCTTGTACCGGCCCGCATGTCCGGATGGTTGCAGCTTGCACTGGCAACCCCGGTCGTACTCTGGGCGGGCTGGCCATTTTTCGAACGGGGATGGGTGTCCATCCGGACGCGCAACCTCAACATGTTCACGCTGATCGCGATGGGGACGGGCGTGGCCTGGGCCTATAGCGTGGTCGCGACCATCGCCCCGAGGGTGTTCCCCGCAGCGTTTCGAATGATGGACGGCACAGTCGCTATCTATTTCGAGGCCGCCGCCGTCATCACCGTGCTGGTGCTGCTGGGACAGGTGCTCGAACTGCGCGCCCGCGAGCGGACCTCAGGCGCCATCAAGGCGCTGCTCAACCTCGCCCCCAAGACCGCGCGCCGCATTGGCGCCGACGGGAATGACGAGGAGGTATCGCTCGACCAGGTAGCCGTCGGCGATCTCCTCCGTGTCAGGCCGGGCGAAAAAGTACCGGTCGATGGCAAGGTCGAAGACGGCCGATCCTCGCTCGACGAGTCGATGGTGACGGGTGAGTCGATGCCCGTCACGAAGGCGCTCGGCGACACTGTCATCGGCGGAACGATCAATCAGAGCGGTGCCCTCGTCATGCGCGCCGAGAAGGTGGGCCGCGACACGATGCTGGCGCGCATTGTCCAGATGGTCGCTGACGCGCAGCGTTCGCGAGCACCTATCCAACGCCTGGCCGACCAGGTCGCGGGATGGTTCGTGCCCGCCGTCCTGTTGATCGCGCTCATTGCCTTTGGTGTATGGGGTATCTGGGGGCCAGAACCCCGTCTGGCCCATGGCCTGATCGCCGCCGTCGCCGTGCTTATCATCGCGTGCCCCTGCGCCTTGGGGCTTGCGACGCCAATGTCGATCATGGTCGGCATCGGCCGGGGCGCGGGGCTCGGCGTGCTCATCAAGAATGCCGAAGCGCTGGAGCGGATGGAGAAGATCGACACGCTCGTCGTCGACAAGACAGGTACGCTGACCGAGGGGCGACCATCGGTCACCCGCATCATTCCGGCGACAGGCTATGAAGAGACCGAACTGCTGCGGCTCGCCGCCGGCGTGGAGCGGGCGTCCGAACATCCGCTGGCGCTCGCCGTGATCGCCGCCGCCAAGGACAGGGGAATCGTGCTTCCCGAGGTCGCGGACTTTGATTCACCGACCGGCAAGGGCGCGATCGGCACGGTGGATGGCAAGCGCATCACCCTGGGCAACGCCCGTTTCCTGTCAGAAAACGGGATCGACGTCAGCGCACTCGAGCCCCAGGCGGACGAACTGCGCCAGGATGGCGCGACCGCCATCTTCATCGGCATCGACAAGCAGGCGGCCGGCATTCTGGCCATCGCCGATGCAATCAAGGCGACGACGGCCGAGGCCATCGCGGCGCTTCGCAAGGAGGGCATACGGGTCGTGATGCTGACCGGCGACAATCGCACCACGGCCGAAGCGGTCGGGCGAAAGCTCGGGATCGACGACGTCGAAGCCGAAGTGCTACCGGATCGGAAAAGCGCGGTGGTCGCGCGATTGAAGAGTGAAGGGCGCATCGTCGCCATGGCTGGCGACGGGGTCAACGACGCGCCCGCGCTCGCCGCCGCCGATGTCGGCATCGCGATGGGTTCGGGCACCGATGTCGCGATCGAAAGCGCTGGCGTGACCCTGCTGAAGGGCGACCTTAACGGCATCGTGCGTGCGCGCCGGCTTAGCGAGGCGACGATGTCCAACATCCGCCAGAACCTGTTCTTCGCCTTCATCTACAACGCCGCCGGGATCCCGATCGCGGCAGGGCTGCTCTATCCGATCTTCGGCATCCTGCTTTCGCCGATCATCGCTGCAGCAGCGATGGCATTGTCCTCAGTCAGCGTGGTCACCAACGCGCTGCGCCTTAATCGGGCGGCGCTATGA
- a CDS encoding NAD(P)/FAD-dependent oxidoreductase, with the protein MYDCVIIGGGPAGLTAATYLARFLRSTLVIDAGDGRATRIPTTHNLLGFPDGISGENLLVRMHRHAAQYGAELVPGLVDRIDRVRTGFVVDTDAKTFSARSILLAQGVTNHRPRMRQETHDRGVAQGLIRYCPICDGYEVRGKRVAVLGCSDHGAAEALFVRHYSDTVTLLAQDSSQLSVAETADLARGGIAVERAPVRDLSIDGEFLHAHLADGQLLQFDTLYVALGTAPRSELARMAGAGLSRGGGIVVDAHQQTTVGGLFAAGDMVEGLDQIAVAAGQAAKAATAIHNLLSG; encoded by the coding sequence ATGTACGACTGCGTCATCATCGGCGGCGGCCCCGCAGGGCTGACAGCAGCCACCTATCTAGCCCGGTTTCTGCGTTCTACGCTGGTCATCGATGCTGGCGATGGCCGCGCGACCCGCATCCCGACGACACATAACCTCCTCGGTTTTCCAGACGGTATCTCTGGCGAAAATCTGCTTGTCCGTATGCATCGACATGCCGCCCAATACGGTGCCGAATTGGTCCCTGGGCTCGTCGATCGCATCGACCGGGTCAGGACAGGTTTCGTCGTCGATACAGATGCCAAGACTTTCAGTGCCCGGTCAATATTGCTTGCCCAAGGCGTCACAAATCATCGACCCCGAATGAGGCAGGAAACGCATGATCGAGGCGTCGCCCAGGGATTGATACGTTATTGCCCGATCTGCGACGGCTATGAGGTCCGCGGCAAGCGAGTGGCCGTGCTGGGCTGCTCCGACCATGGCGCGGCCGAGGCTTTGTTCGTTCGCCACTATAGCGACACCGTGACCTTGCTCGCGCAAGACAGTTCGCAATTGTCGGTAGCCGAGACGGCAGATCTGGCTCGAGGCGGTATTGCCGTCGAACGCGCGCCGGTTCGAGATTTGTCGATCGATGGAGAATTCCTGCACGCCCATTTGGCCGATGGCCAATTGCTCCAATTCGACACCCTTTATGTTGCCCTCGGAACCGCCCCTCGCTCGGAATTGGCGCGAATGGCTGGCGCTGGCCTGAGCCGGGGAGGTGGCATCGTCGTCGATGCGCACCAGCAAACGACAGTCGGCGGCCTGTTCGCGGCCGGCGACATGGTTGAAGGACTGGATCAAATTGCCGTTGCGGCAGGTCAGGCGGCTAAGGCCGCGACGGCCATCCACAATCTGTTGTCCGGCTGA
- a CDS encoding flagellar biosynthetic protein FliQ, with protein MSLAPQQPQAATSGGDETIIVGGEMETYSPFSVSMGQALWVIMVVAGPPLIIMLVVGLIISMIQAATSINEQTVSFVPKLLAFILFLALYGATVGDLLIGYTRDLLTHIPDDIR; from the coding sequence ATGTCGCTCGCCCCGCAACAACCACAGGCCGCAACGTCAGGGGGCGACGAAACCATCATCGTCGGGGGAGAGATGGAGACCTACAGCCCTTTTTCGGTTTCGATGGGCCAGGCGCTTTGGGTGATAATGGTTGTCGCTGGACCCCCGCTGATAATCATGCTGGTGGTCGGGCTCATTATCTCCATGATCCAGGCTGCGACTTCGATCAACGAACAGACTGTGAGCTTCGTCCCCAAGCTCCTGGCGTTCATTTTGTTCCTCGCGCTTTACGGGGCAACCGTTGGCGATCTCCTGATCGGCTACACCCGTGACCTGCTGACGCATATTCCGGACGATATCAGATGA
- the copD gene encoding copper homeostasis membrane protein CopD, with translation MPDIIAIAVRLGLFLDLMLLFGLPMFGLYTLRGTERASGSVLRFRSVLATIALAGIVLSILGMMVLAASMGGVPLDQVDRATVNLLISGTAIGTVWQVRVAALLLVLYFSIVGWRRPAFALWSLSATAAVALATLAWTGHGAADEGLRGWVHLGADITHLWAAGIWVGALFALCLLIFRPAARMAIDHIHLSHRALDGFAKVGSVVVGLLILSGFINSWILIGPSRLGSLFASLYGLLLGAKLILFGVMLTLAAANRFFLTPSLAAAIETGNTSSAIGTLRRSLAIETGCALVILALVAWLGLLAPPASGM, from the coding sequence GTGCCGGACATCATAGCGATCGCAGTGAGGCTGGGACTTTTCCTCGATCTCATGCTCCTCTTCGGGTTGCCGATGTTCGGCCTCTACACGTTGCGCGGGACTGAGCGGGCATCCGGCTCGGTCCTGCGTTTCCGGTCGGTGTTGGCGACAATCGCGCTGGCCGGTATCGTATTATCTATCCTGGGCATGATGGTCCTGGCGGCCTCGATGGGGGGCGTGCCACTCGATCAGGTAGACCGCGCCACGGTCAATCTTCTCATATCGGGCACTGCGATCGGGACGGTCTGGCAGGTACGGGTCGCGGCCCTCCTGCTCGTGCTCTATTTTTCCATCGTCGGTTGGCGGCGTCCCGCTTTCGCCCTGTGGTCGCTGTCAGCGACCGCCGCTGTCGCTCTGGCGACCTTGGCCTGGACGGGGCATGGCGCTGCCGACGAAGGCTTGCGGGGATGGGTCCATCTTGGGGCCGACATCACCCATCTTTGGGCGGCGGGGATTTGGGTAGGCGCATTATTCGCCCTTTGCCTTCTCATTTTCCGCCCTGCAGCTCGCATGGCGATCGATCATATCCACCTTTCTCACCGCGCGCTGGATGGCTTTGCAAAGGTCGGATCGGTAGTCGTAGGGCTGCTTATCCTGTCGGGATTCATCAACAGTTGGATCCTGATCGGACCATCCCGGCTCGGTTCCCTTTTTGCCAGTCTCTACGGCCTTCTGCTGGGGGCAAAGCTGATACTGTTCGGCGTCATGCTGACGCTGGCCGCCGCCAATCGCTTCTTCCTGACCCCCTCCCTCGCTGCAGCCATTGAAACGGGCAATACATCCTCGGCGATAGGAACACTTCGTCGCAGCCTCGCCATTGAAACCGGATGCGCTCTTGTCATTCTAGCCCTCGTTGCATGGTTAGGACTGCTGGCCCCACCTGCATCGGGGATGTAA
- the copC gene encoding copper homeostasis periplasmic binding protein CopC: MEKSMFRKTIFAVAMAASVLTATAAQAHPKLNAATPAANAVVAAPTRIQLVFSEALVAQFSGLDLTMTEMPGMKMAPMKMNGVKATVGADGKTLVATLAKPLPVGTYKVDYHVVSADTHRIQGSYTFKVQ; the protein is encoded by the coding sequence ATGGAGAAATCGATGTTTCGTAAAACAATCTTTGCCGTCGCCATGGCGGCGTCTGTCCTCACCGCTACCGCTGCGCAGGCTCACCCTAAGCTCAATGCCGCCACCCCTGCCGCAAATGCCGTGGTCGCCGCCCCGACCAGAATTCAGCTCGTCTTTTCTGAAGCGCTCGTCGCACAATTTTCCGGGCTCGACCTGACGATGACCGAAATGCCAGGCATGAAGATGGCGCCGATGAAGATGAACGGCGTCAAGGCCACCGTGGGCGCCGATGGCAAGACGCTCGTCGCGACGCTTGCCAAGCCGTTGCCGGTTGGAACCTACAAGGTCGACTATCACGTCGTCTCTGCTGACACCCATCGCATCCAGGGCAGCTACACCTTCAAGGTCCAGTAA
- a CDS encoding c-type cytochrome — protein MENARTTWLRRHFPSVGFIAATALVGGALAGIVVYVGAYDIGADSPHTKPVYWLIEQLRDRSIAVRSRDVNVPANLGDVKRLQSGAGLYTEMCSGCHLGPGLEKSEISQGLYPRAPELSREEQRSPKEQFWIIKHGVKLTAMPAWGKTHSDELIWDMVAFVRQLPRMSPAQYQAAIASAPEDHDAMMKDMPGMTKTAP, from the coding sequence ATGGAGAATGCTAGGACGACTTGGCTGCGCAGGCACTTTCCAAGTGTAGGTTTTATCGCTGCGACAGCGCTGGTCGGCGGCGCGCTAGCGGGGATCGTCGTCTATGTGGGTGCCTATGACATCGGGGCGGATTCGCCGCACACCAAACCGGTCTATTGGCTGATCGAGCAGCTCCGAGATCGTTCCATCGCCGTGCGATCTCGTGATGTGAATGTCCCGGCCAACCTTGGGGACGTGAAGCGGCTGCAGAGCGGGGCGGGGCTCTACACCGAGATGTGCAGCGGCTGCCATCTCGGGCCAGGACTGGAAAAGTCCGAAATCAGCCAGGGACTCTATCCGAGGGCGCCGGAGCTTTCCCGCGAGGAGCAAAGATCGCCAAAGGAGCAATTCTGGATCATCAAGCATGGGGTCAAGCTGACCGCGATGCCAGCTTGGGGTAAGACCCATAGCGACGAACTGATCTGGGATATGGTGGCTTTCGTAAGGCAACTTCCGCGTATGTCACCCGCCCAATATCAGGCGGCAATAGCCAGTGCGCCCGAAGACCATGACGCGATGATGAAGGATATGCCCGGCATGACGAAGACGGCGCCATAG
- a CDS encoding periplasmic heavy metal sensor, whose amino-acid sequence MKPKLLLLVAIVAFASAVAGVFLGRYFFPRPKAAGVELHDVLHSKLDLDDRQKAKIELLEQGFAVRRRALELELRSDNARLAAAIEVEHGEGPRVTAAVDQSHQAMGELQKETLGHIFAMRQILRPDQAKTFDQAVVHALTDDAR is encoded by the coding sequence ATGAAGCCCAAATTGCTCCTCCTCGTCGCCATCGTCGCCTTTGCATCGGCGGTTGCGGGCGTGTTCCTGGGCCGCTACTTTTTCCCGCGGCCCAAGGCAGCCGGCGTCGAGCTCCACGATGTCTTGCACAGCAAGCTCGATCTGGATGATCGTCAGAAGGCCAAGATCGAGCTGCTAGAGCAGGGTTTCGCCGTGCGTCGGCGCGCGCTGGAGCTTGAACTGCGATCGGACAATGCGCGTCTCGCAGCCGCGATCGAGGTCGAACATGGCGAAGGGCCGCGTGTGACCGCGGCCGTCGATCAGTCGCATCAGGCAATGGGCGAACTGCAAAAGGAAACGCTCGGGCACATCTTCGCCATGCGGCAAATCCTTCGCCCCGATCAGGCCAAGACCTTCGATCAGGCGGTGGTTCATGCGCTCACCGACGATGCACGGTGA
- a CDS encoding RNA polymerase sigma factor, with protein sequence MSLDLQACSDGELAALTLAGRQSAFAEIMRRHQTAIFRLVRGLVGNAEEALDLTQDCFVSAFSHLRKYDGARPLRAWLSRIAINKCRDWRRRQRVRQLFTFGSAPSDDEIEQVPDDAPSAHASAESKIEVERLSAAISALPATLREVLMLRTVEGLSQSEAAKALSVSSKAVETRLYRARARLAEILAEE encoded by the coding sequence GTGAGTCTGGATCTCCAGGCGTGTTCGGACGGTGAACTAGCGGCACTGACGCTTGCCGGTCGGCAGTCGGCTTTCGCCGAGATTATGCGTCGGCACCAGACAGCGATATTTCGACTGGTGCGCGGCCTGGTCGGGAATGCCGAGGAAGCACTTGATCTCACGCAGGACTGCTTTGTATCCGCGTTCAGCCATCTGCGGAAATATGATGGTGCGCGTCCGTTGCGCGCCTGGCTATCCCGGATCGCGATTAACAAATGTCGCGATTGGCGCCGCCGCCAGAGGGTGCGGCAGCTCTTCACATTTGGCTCCGCGCCGTCGGATGATGAGATTGAGCAAGTGCCGGATGACGCACCCTCCGCACATGCCAGTGCTGAATCGAAAATAGAGGTGGAGCGACTGTCGGCGGCGATCAGCGCATTGCCTGCCACGTTGCGTGAAGTCCTGATGCTCAGGACCGTCGAAGGGCTCAGTCAATCAGAGGCCGCCAAAGCGCTTTCCGTCAGTAGCAAGGCTGTGGAGACGCGCCTGTATCGCGCGCGCGCGCGCCTCGCAGAAATACTCGCTGAGGAATGA